From the Salarias fasciatus chromosome 16, fSalaFa1.1, whole genome shotgun sequence genome, one window contains:
- the LOC115403445 gene encoding interleukin-17D-like — protein sequence MPHQITLLLLLLHVALMLHSLPAEAVRVRKKVPRTRSCLDLPEEILEQMFGRLSVGVMSAFHHALQLEPRDKLNLTCPTAARDAADGKARLPVNLLSISPWAYRISYDPARYPRYIPEAYCLCQGCLAGPHGEDRRRLRSTPVFAPSVVLRRTGSCAGGRHSYAEVYVSIPVGCTCVPWLEKDPDGRAANQSLDRVPPKAGRLLSGGKKV from the exons ATGCCACATCAGAtcaccctcctcctgctgctgctgcacgtggCTCTGATGCTGCACAGCCTGCCGGCAGAAGCGGTGCGCGTCCGCAAGAAGGTCCCCAGGACCCGGTCCTGCCTGGACCTGCCGGAGGAGATCCTGGAGCAGATGTTCGGGCGCCTCTCGGTGGGCGTGATGAGCGCCTTTCACCACGCGCTGCAGCTGGAGCCGCGGGACAAACTCAACCTGACCTGCCCGACGGCGGCACGAGACGCGGCCGACGGCAAGGCCCGCCTGCCGGTCAACCTGCTCAGCATCTCCCCCTGGGCCTACAG GATCTCCTACGACCCGGCCCGGTACCCCCGCTACATCCCGGAGGCCTACTGCCTGTGCCAGGGCTGCCTGGCCGGGCCGCACGGCGAGGACCGCCGGCGGCTCCGCAGCACGCCGGTCTTCGCTCCCTCCGTCGTCCTGAGGAGGACCGGCTCCTGCGCCGGGGGCCGACACTCCTACGCCGAGGTCTACGTCTCCATCCCGGTGGGGTGCACCTGCGTGCCGTGGCTGGAGAAGGACCCGGACGGCCGGGCCGCCAACCAGAGCCTGGACCGGGTGCCGCCCAAGGCCGGGAGGCTTCTGTCCGGGGGGAAGAAAGTATGA
- the LOC115402717 gene encoding interleukin-17D-like: protein MPHQITLLLLLLLHVALMLHSLPAEAVRVRKKVPRTRSCLDLPEEILEQMFGRLSVGVMSAFHHALQLEPRDKLNLTCPTAARDAADGKARLPVNLLSISPWAYRISYDPARYPRYIPEAYCLCQGCLAGPHGEDRRRLRSTPVFAPSVVLRRTGSCAGGRHSYAEVYVSIPVGCTCVPRLEKDPDGRAANQSLDRAPPKASVRGEESMKPCSSAAPPAFS, encoded by the exons ATGCCACATCAgatcaccctcctcctcctgctgctgctgcacgtggCTCTGATGCTGCACAGCCTGCCGGCAGAAGCGGTGCGCGTCCGCAAGAAGGTCCCCAGGACCCGGTCCTGCCTGGACCTGCCGGAGGAGATCCTGGAGCAGATGTTCGGGCGCCTCTCGGTGGGCGTGATGAGCGCCTTTCACCACGCGCTGCAGCTGGAGCCGCGGGACAAACTCAACCTGACCTGCCCGACGGCGGCACGAGACGCGGCCGACGGCAAGGCCCGCCTGCCCGTCAACCTGCTCAGCATCTCCCCTTGGGCCTACAG GATCTCCTACGACCCGGCCCGGTACCCCCGCTACATCCCGGAGGCCTACTGCCTGTGCCAGGGCTGCCTGGCCGGGCCGCACGGCGAGGACCGCCGGCGGCTCCGCAGCACGCCGGTCTTCGCTCCCTCCGTCGTCCTGAGGAGGACCGGCTCCTGCGCCGGGGGCCGACACTCCTACGCCGAGGTCTACGTCTCCATCCCGGTGGGGTGCACCTGCGTGCCGCGGCTGGAGAAGGACCCGGACGGCCGGGCCGCAAACCAGAGCCTGGACCGGGCGCCGCCCAAGGCTTCTGTCCGGGGGGAAGAAAGTATGAAGCCCTGCTCcagcgccgctccgcccgccttCTCCTGA
- the LOC115403276 gene encoding EEF1A lysine methyltransferase 1-like → MSDSDDDGVPTLSAHTLAALQEFYSETRTGLDHSVQPSDQFAVGAVEEDWRMSQFWYSDETAARLAEEVVREAGEGGRIACVSAPSVYQKLKQGVVGGSDRVSAVVLEYDRRFAAYGEDFVYYDYNQPLSLPAVVAPRSFDVVLADPPYLSEECLSKVAETIKYLSKGKVLLCTGAIMEKLAGELLGVTMCSFLPKHNRNLSNEFRCFVNYPSRLS, encoded by the exons ATGAGCGACAGTGACGATGACGGCGTTCCCACCCTGTCTGCTCACACTCTGGCCGCCCTGCAGGAGTTTTACAGCGAGACCAGGACCGGTCTGGACCACAGCGTCCAACCGTCAGACCAGTTCGCGGTgggagcggtggaggaggactgg AGGATGAGCCAGTTCTGGTACAGCGACGAGACGGCGGCCCGGTTGGCCGAGGAGGTCGTCCgagaggctggagagggagGCAG GATCGCGTGTGTGAGCGCGCCCAGCGTGTACcagaagctgaagcagggagTCGTCGGCGGCTCGGACCGAGTGTCGGCCGTGGTGCTGGAGTACGACCGCCGCTTCGCCGCCTACGGCGAGGACTTCGTGTACTACGACTACAACCAGCCGCTGTCCCTCCCGGCCGTCGTGGCGCCGCGGAGCTTCGACGTGGTTCTGGCCGATCCGCCTTACCTGTCCGAGGAGTGTCTGAGCAAAGTGGCTGAAACCATCAAGTACCTGAGCAAAGGCAAGGTGCTGCTGTGCACAG GAGCCATCATGGAGAAGCTGGCCGGAGAGCTCCTGGGTGTGACGATGTGCAGCTTTCTgcccaaacacaacagaaacctGTCCAATGAGTTCCGCTGCTTCGTCAACTACCCGTCCCGCCTGTCCTGA
- the LOC115403253 gene encoding interleukin-17D-like: protein MPHQITLLLLLLHVALMLHSLPAEAVRVRKKVPRTRSCLDLPEEILEQMFGRLSVGVMSAFHHALQLEPRDKLNLTCPTAARDAADGKARLPVNLLSISPWADRISYDPARYPRYIPEAYCLCQGCLAGPHGEDRRRLRSTPVFAPSVVLRRTGSCAGGRHSYAEVYVSIPVGCTCVPRLEKDPDGRAANQSLDRAPPKAGRLLSGGKKV from the exons ATGCCACATCAGAtcaccctcctcctgctgctgctgcacgtggCTCTGATGCTGCACAGCCTGCCGGCAGAAGCGGTGCGCGTCCGCAAGAAGGTCCCCAGGACCCGGTCCTGCCTGGACCTGCCGGAGGAGATCCTGGAGCAGATGTTCGGGCGCCTCTCGGTGGGCGTGATGAGCGCCTTTCACCACGCGCTGCAGCTGGAGCCGCGGGACAAACTCAACCTGACCTGCCCGACGGCGGCACGAGACGCGGCCGACGGCAAGGCCCGCCTGCCGGTCAACCTGCTCAGCATCTCCCCCTGGGCCGACAG GATCTCCTACGACCCGGCCCGGTACCCCCGCTACATCCCGGAGGCCTACTGCCTGTGCCAGGGCTGCCTGGCCGGGCCGCACGGCGAGGACCGCCGGCGGCTCCGCAGCACGCCGGTCTTCGCTCCCTCCGTCGTCCTGAGGAGGACCGGCTCCTGCGCCGGGGGCCGACACTCCTACGCCGAGGTCTACGTCTCCATCCCGGTGGGGTGCACCTGCGTGCCGCGGCTGGAGAAGGACCCGGACGGCCGGGCCGCCAACCAGAGCCTGGACCGGGCGCCGCCCAAGGCCGGGAGGCTTCTGTCCGGGGGGAAGAAAGTATGA